One window from the genome of Acinetobacter sp. LoGeW2-3 encodes:
- a CDS encoding glucose/quinate/shikimate family membrane-bound PQQ-dependent dehydrogenase: MNTSSSGSVLKTIMAVIAAIFGLVLLIGGIYLATLGGSWYYIIAGIFFIATAVLLFKQKSTALIVYAVLVLGTVIWGLWEVGSDFFALAPRLDILGLFGLALLIPAVTRGFADTKGAKIALTSTLAITIAVMIYSVFNDPQEIRGELKSQQPAVHQSIPGIADEDWPAYGRTQSGLRYSPLKQITADNVKNLELAWEFHTGDVKTDKDSGETTNQVTPIKIGNNLFMCSTHQQLIALDPASGKEKWRFDPKVKSDNTYQHLTCRGVSYYDANNTVGFESSLSARSTTSAECPQKVILPVNDGRLVAVNATTGKVCSDFGTNGEVDLQKDMPFPYPGGYNPTSPPVVTGTTIIIAGSTTDNYSTEEPSGVIRGYDVNTGDLLWVFDTGAEDPNAIPAPGQKFVHNSPNAWAPLAYDAQLDIVYVPTGVGTPDIYGGHRTELDERYANSMLALNASTGKLVWNFQTTHHDLWDMDVPAQPTLTEIKDKNGNVVPAIYVLTKTGNAFVLDRRTGEAIVPITEKPVPQSVKRGPQTKGEWYSKTQPFSDFNLAPKDDLTDKDMWGATMFDQLMCRVSFKKLNYDGIYTPPSENGTLVFPGNLGVFEWGGMSVNPDRQIALTNPIGLPFVTRLIPQDPNREQTAKGAGTEAGVQPMYGVPYGVEINAFLSPFGLPCKQPAWGYVAGVDLTTHEIAWKRRIGTIRDSMPGIPLPPFKMGVPMLGGPISTAGNVMFVGGTQDNYIRAINVNNGDELWKGRLPAGGQATPMTYEANSKQYVVIMAGGHGSFGTKMGDSLVAYALPDNK; the protein is encoded by the coding sequence ATGAATACTTCGTCTTCAGGTTCAGTACTGAAAACGATTATGGCAGTCATTGCTGCTATTTTCGGTTTAGTACTGCTGATCGGAGGGATTTATCTGGCAACGCTTGGTGGGTCTTGGTACTACATCATTGCCGGTATTTTCTTTATTGCGACCGCAGTTTTATTATTCAAACAGAAAAGTACAGCACTTATCGTATATGCCGTGCTGGTTTTAGGAACAGTGATCTGGGGCCTGTGGGAAGTTGGTTCTGACTTCTTTGCACTTGCACCTCGTTTAGATATTTTAGGCCTGTTCGGTTTAGCACTTCTAATTCCAGCAGTGACACGTGGTTTTGCAGATACGAAAGGTGCCAAAATCGCACTAACCAGTACCTTGGCCATTACCATTGCAGTGATGATCTACTCTGTGTTTAATGACCCGCAAGAAATTCGTGGTGAATTAAAGTCCCAGCAGCCTGCAGTACATCAATCTATTCCGGGTATTGCTGATGAAGACTGGCCTGCCTATGGCCGTACTCAATCTGGCCTACGTTATTCTCCATTGAAACAGATCACTGCAGATAATGTGAAAAATCTGGAGCTGGCTTGGGAATTCCACACAGGCGATGTAAAAACAGATAAAGATTCTGGTGAAACTACCAATCAAGTCACTCCGATCAAAATCGGAAACAACCTGTTCATGTGTTCAACTCACCAGCAGCTGATTGCTCTTGATCCTGCATCTGGTAAGGAAAAATGGCGTTTTGATCCGAAGGTGAAATCGGACAATACTTACCAGCACTTAACCTGCCGTGGTGTATCTTATTATGATGCCAATAATACTGTAGGTTTTGAAAGCAGTCTGTCTGCGCGTTCAACGACTTCTGCTGAATGTCCTCAAAAAGTCATTCTGCCAGTCAACGATGGACGCCTAGTAGCTGTGAATGCGACGACAGGCAAGGTATGTTCTGACTTCGGTACCAATGGTGAAGTCGATCTGCAAAAAGACATGCCATTCCCATATCCAGGCGGTTATAACCCAACGTCACCTCCAGTTGTGACAGGTACAACCATCATCATCGCAGGTTCAACTACAGATAACTACTCAACTGAAGAACCTTCAGGCGTGATTCGTGGTTATGACGTGAATACTGGTGATTTGTTATGGGTATTTGATACTGGCGCGGAAGATCCAAATGCGATTCCTGCTCCGGGTCAGAAATTTGTACATAACTCACCAAACGCATGGGCACCTTTGGCTTATGATGCGCAGCTGGACATCGTCTATGTACCAACTGGTGTAGGTACACCGGATATCTACGGTGGTCACCGTACTGAGCTTGATGAGCGTTATGCGAATTCTATGCTGGCATTGAATGCCTCTACCGGTAAATTGGTATGGAACTTCCAGACCACCCATCATGATCTTTGGGATATGGACGTACCCGCTCAGCCAACATTGACTGAGATCAAAGACAAAAACGGGAATGTGGTTCCAGCGATTTATGTGCTAACCAAAACCGGTAATGCCTTTGTATTAGACCGTCGTACAGGTGAAGCGATTGTTCCGATCACTGAAAAACCAGTTCCACAATCTGTGAAACGTGGTCCACAAACCAAAGGCGAGTGGTATTCAAAAACTCAACCATTCTCTGATTTCAACCTGGCACCTAAAGATGACTTAACTGATAAAGACATGTGGGGCGCCACTATGTTTGACCAGTTGATGTGTCGTGTATCATTCAAGAAATTGAACTATGACGGTATTTATACGCCCCCATCTGAAAATGGTACTTTGGTATTCCCGGGTAATCTAGGTGTGTTCGAGTGGGGCGGTATGTCTGTCAATCCAGACCGTCAGATCGCATTGACCAATCCGATTGGTTTGCCATTCGTGACTCGCTTGATTCCACAAGATCCAAACCGTGAGCAAACTGCCAAAGGTGCAGGTACTGAAGCCGGTGTACAGCCAATGTATGGCGTACCTTATGGCGTAGAAATCAATGCCTTCCTGTCTCCATTTGGCTTGCCATGTAAACAGCCTGCATGGGGTTATGTGGCGGGTGTAGATCTGACAACTCATGAAATCGCTTGGAAACGTCGTATTGGTACGATTCGTGACAGTATGCCGGGTATCCCATTGCCACCGTTCAAAATGGGTGTGCCAATGCTGGGTGGTCCAATTTCGACTGCGGGTAATGTGATGTTCGTCGGCGGTACTCAAGACAACTATATCCGTGCTATTAACGTTAACAATGGTGATGAGTTATGGAAAGGTCGTCTGCCAGCAGGTGGTCAGGCAACTCCAATGACTTATGAAGCCAATAGTAAACAGTACGTTGTCATCATGGCCGGTGGTCATGGTTCTTTCGGTACCAAAATGGGTGATTCTTTAGTTGCCTATGCATTACCGGACAACAAGTAA